The following proteins are co-located in the Pyricularia oryzae 70-15 chromosome 1, whole genome shotgun sequence genome:
- a CDS encoding galactokinase — MSGPVPQARSLADIYPEAALDVQRTRWQNLVSRFESLYGHPPAFIARSPGRVNIIGEHIDYSLYSVLPMAITADCLIAVSPTAAAGSDTYKVRLANVLPEKFAAKDLDLPVKGDVEIDSTVHEWTNYFKCGLKGATELLRKKHGEGFVPTGMEVLLDGSVPAGGGLSSSAAFTSTTALAVMVANGEKNIDKKELTELAIVSERGVGVNSGGMDQSASVFSQRGSALFVSFTPTLTAKPVSFPTTNPELCFVIAQSFVTADKFVTGPIHYNLRVVECSLAAAYLNAVLNAPGHTLPTDSSPLGVSLHGFHETYFALREADGQKVPIAVPEQLALLLALTRATLTKDEGYTRDEVAAALGITVDELNARFTSRFPVRAERFKLRQRAEHVFSEALRVLEFMSLLQQEPAAGSADDTAVYNALLGAKLNETQDSCRDLYECSCPEIDTICATARSAGSYGSRLTGAGWGGCSVHLVPADKVDAVKEAWEKEYYSKMDLTPEQREGAVVVSRPGSGSAVFVIGEGSLS, encoded by the exons ATGTCCGGCCCCGTGCCCCAGGCCCGGTCCCTGGCCGACATCTACCCCGAAGCCGCGCTCGATGTCCAGAGAACCCGTTGGCAAAACCTGGTGTCGCGCTTCGAGTCGCTGTATGGCCACCCGCCCGCCTTCATCGCCCGCTCGCCGGGTCGCGTCAACATCATCGGCGAGCACATCGACTACAGCTTGTACTCGGTCTTGCCCATGGCCATCACCGCCGACTGCCTGATCGCAGTGTcacccacggcggcggccggcAGCGACACGTACAAGGTGCGCCTGGCAAACGTCTTGCCGGAAAAGTTCGCCGCAAAGGACCTCGACCTCCCCGTCAAGGGCGATGTCGAGATCGACAGCACCGTCCACGAGTGGACCAATTACTTCAAGTGCGGCCTCAAGGGTGCCACGGAGCTGCTGCGCAAGAAGCACGGCGAAGGCTTCGTGCCCACGGGGATGGAGGTCTTGTTGGATGGCTCCGTTCCAGCCGGCGGTGGTCTCAGCTCCAGTGCTGCCTTTACCAGCACCACTGCTCTTGCTGTGATGGTTGCCAACGGCGAAAAGAACATTGACAAGAAGGAACTTACCGAGTTGGCTATTGTCAGTGAGCGTGGCGTTGGTGTCAACTCTGGCGG GATGGACCAATCCGCCTCCGTCTTCTCCCAGCGCGGTTCTGCCCTCTTCGTCTCCTTCACCCCTACCCTGACCGCCAAGCCCGTCTCCTTCCCAACCACCAACCCGGAGCTCTGCTTCGTCATCGCCCAGTCCTTTGTCACGGCCGACAAGTTCGTCACGGGCCCGATCCACTACAACCTCCGCGTGGTTGAGTgcagcctggcggccgcctaCCTAAACGCCGTCCTCAACGCTCCAGGCCACACCCTGCCCACCGACTCGTCCCCTCTCGGCGTCTCCCTGCACGGTTTCCACGAGACCTACTTTGCCCTGCGCGAGGCCGACGGCCAAAAGGTCCCCATCGCCGTCCCGGAGCAGctcgcgctgctgctggccctGACCCGCGCCACCCTGACCAAGGACGAGGGCTACACGCGCGACgaggtcgccgccgccctgggcATCACGGTCGACGAGCTCAACGCCCGCTTCACTTCGCGCTTTCCCGTGCGCGCCGAGAGGTTCAAGCTCCGCCAGCGCGCCGAGCACGTCTTCTCCGAGGCGCTGCGCGTCCTCGAGTTCATGAGCCTGCTGCAGCAGGAGCCCGCAGCCGGCAGCGCCGACGACACGGCTGTGTACAATGCGCTGCTGGGCGCCAAGCTCAACGAGACGCAGGACTCGTGCCGTGATCTGTACGAGTGCAGCTGCCCCGAGATCGACACAATCTGCGCCACGGCCCGCAGCGCCGGTTCGTATGGTAGCCGGCTTACGGGagccgggtggggcgggtgCAGTGTGCACCTGGTCCCGGCGGACAAGGTCGACGCCGTCAAGGAGGCGTGGGAGAAGGAGTACTACTCCAAGATGGACCTCACGCCCGAGCAACGCGAGGGTGCTGTCGTTGTCAGTCGGCCTGGTAGCGGAAGTGCCGTCTTTGTCATCGGTGAGGGTAGTCTGAGCTGA